GCCGGTGCGCGAGCGGGTCCGGGTATACCAGTGGATCGGTGGTGACGAGCCCTCGGACGTGGCCGAAGCGGCAGCCGAGCAGGTCGAGGCCGGGTTCACCGCCGTGAAGATGAACGGCAGCGGCAGACTGCGCCACATCGACACGCCCGCCGAGCTGGACGCGGTGGTCAGCCGGGTCGCCGCGGTGCGCGAGGTGCTCGGCGACGAGCGTGACGTGGCGGTGGACTTCCACGGCCGGTTCTCCACCGCGATGAGCCGTCGGGTGCTACCTCGCTTGGAGCCGCTGTCCCCGCTGTTCGTCGAGGAACCGGTGCTACCGGAGAACACCGCCAAGGTCCGCGACGTCGTCACCTCGACCTCCATTCCCATCGCGCTGGGGGAGCGGTTGTTCTCCCGCTGGGACTTCCGCGATGTGCTGCCCTCCGGCATCGCGGTCGCGCAGCCCGACCTGTCGCACGCGGGCGGGATATCGGAGGTGCGCCGCATCGCGGCGATGGCCGAGGCGCACGACGTGACGCTGGCGCCGCACTGTCCACTCGGGCCGCTGGCGCTGGCGGCCAGCCTGCAGGTCGCCTTCGCGACCCCGAACTTCCTGATCCAGGAGCAGAGCAGGGGAATCCACTACAACGTGGGCTCGGATCTGCTGGACTACCTGGTCGATCCCAGCCCGTTCCGGTTCGACGAGGGGCACGTCGCCGCGCCCCAGGCGCCCGGTCTGGGCGTCGAGATCGACGAGGCGAAGGTGCGCGAGGCCGCCGAGCGCGGTCACCGCTGGCGTTCACCGGTCTGGCGTGATTCGGACGGCGCTTTCGCCGAGTGGTGAGCCGGTGTCACGTCCTGCTCGGGTTGGGCGAGATGTCCGGGATCGCCGTGCCGGAGGCCGATCTCGAGCTGTGTGCGCTGCTCCGTGATCGTGGAGTCGAGTTCCGAGGCGAGGCGATCGACCTGGCCCAGCACCAGCCGGAGGGGTGCTGGGCGGGTGGCACCACTACTGCCGGATGCGTACCGAGTACCTGATCGCTGCCGGTGACCACGTGCCGCCCAGCCCGGTCAACACGTGTGGAGATAACTCCTCGAACACCATCAGGCTGCGACGTACGACCGGTCCACCTCCACGCCCGTGGAGAGCACGCCTGTTGGCTGCTGTTAGTGCTCGATGGGGTCGGTCCACCTCCACGCCCGTGGAGAGCACCCGGACTTTCGATCGGGCCTGGGTGGCCGCCGCGGTCCACCTCCACGCCCGTGGAGAGCACGTCGGTGTCGCCGTCGAGCACCGCGTCGTAGGCGGTCCACCTCCACGCCCGTGGAGAGCACGTTGCGCGCCATCGTCAGGGTCTGCTGAAGCCCGGTCCACCTCCACGCCCGTGGAGAGCACCCGGCGCCCGGGTTCCCTCCGACCATCAACGGCGGTCCACCTCCACGCCCGTGGAGAGCACCCTCTGCGACCTGCGACGTTATGACCGCCGTTGCACGTTTTCGCGCCACCGCGACATCGCACCTCGGATGTGAGCTCAGTACTTCTCGGCCGGTTCCGGTCAGGAGTCATCGTAGCGTCGGCAACCGAACGTCTCGATCTCCGCACACCACGACCAGCCATCGTGGCTGGAGACGCGAAAAGTCCCGCCCGGCAGTATCGAGCGGGACTTCACGGCAGCGGTTCAGCCGTCGAGGCGGTCGCTTTTGATCGCGTCGACGAACGAAGTCCACGCGGTGCTGTCCACCACGAGAGTCCCACCATCGCGGTCCTTGGTGTCGCGTACGCCGACAACGTTTACGGCATTTCCCACCTCGACGCAGTTGCCGGTGTTGCCGCTGTAGCTCGAAGCGTGCCATGTGAAGGACCGTGCGCTAGTAGTCATGTCAGGCCTCTCGTCTGGGTTAGCTGTATCCGCGCCTCACCTTATCGAGGAGACCGTGTGATTCTTCTTCAGGCAGCGCAGCACCGCGGAGGCGTTGGTAGGCAGTCGCATACGTCTGGATCACTGAGTTCTCTTCGGGATAGGTAGCGCCTGCCACGTCTTCGACGTAGGCCATGACACCGGTTGAATCCAGACGCAAGAGCACGAACGCTGCCTTGGCTATGTACGCCTCGTCGTGATTCGGCGTTGTCCTGGGGCGAAAGGGGAGAACGTGCAGGCTCACGTTCGGCAGCTCGGAGAGTTCGTTCAAGTGAGTGAGCTGCTCACGCATGATCGCGTCATTTCCGATGACTCGGTGGAGTGCCGTCTCTTGCAGCACGACACTGACCTTCGGAGCGTCTTCCTTGGTGAGTACCGCTTTTCGGTTCATCCTTATCTTGACCTGTTGTTCGAGCTCTTGGGCCGAAGCGAGCGGGTAACCCGCTCGCAGCAAGACGCGCGCGTAGTCTTCGGTCTGTAGAAGACCGGTCACGATCTCGCTCTCGTAGATGGAGAGTTCGGTGGCTTCGGACTCCATGACCAGGAATCGGCGGAACCAGTCGGGAACGGAGTCCCGGTAGGTGCCCTTCTTGCGTGGTTTCGGCACTGCCGCCAGGCGCAGCGCCTCCGCTGTCTGGGAGTCATCCGCCCCGTAGCGCTCCAGCAGGGCGCTGACCTCATCGGACTTGATGGCCTGTTTGCCGTTCTCCATCTTGGAGATCTTGGCCGTGGAACAGCCCAGGTGCGCAGCGGCGTCGGAAGCGTTCAAGTCCGCGTCCTCCCGAAGTCGTCGCAGCAGAATCCCCAGTTGGATCAGCACGACCTGTGGATCCTCAGTGGCCATACGAGACGCCTCCTTCGATACGTCGTCACCGCAAGCGCACGCCGAATCGAACGCTCACGCTCTATACACGACAGTGTTATGCACTGTGTTGTCAACTCGAAAGTTTCGCGATAGCGTAAGACCTTGATAGAGAGTAATTGACAAGATACGAAAAGTGAAAGATCGGGCGAGGCAGGGGTGCGCAGTGAACCCGAGGGGTAGACAGTCGCGCGGGCATCGACACGGCTCCATCGAAGGACATGTCCGACCGGTGAAGAGTCCAGTTCAGACGTGTGTCGGTGCTGCTGGAGCGAATTCGTGTAGCGCCAGGTGGCTCGAAAGCTGAGTCATCGATGTTTTGACCACTCGTCCGGTGGCGGCCACCGGACGAGTAGCCCTTCCCGCGTACGCCGGCAAGCATCACGCGGGGGTGGCTCCGTCAGCCGTTTACTACTGATGTGGAGCGTTGTTGATGCTATCGCTTTGTGTGACGTGTGTCGTTGCGCGTCTCGAACTTCCGCACCTCGGCTGCCTGGTGGGGGTGGTGTGAGGTGGGGGTGTTGTTTCCGCGCAGCTTGGTGTGTGTGGTGTTGGCCGCGACCGAGGCCGATCACCGGTCTGGCCGGACACCACGGCTGCATGCGATCGAGCGCCATCCGGTCGAGTACACGGCCTCGTGGGTGCTGAGTCTGTGCCAGGTTTATCTGGGGTTGGGCGAGATGGCCGTGATCACTGGCCCGGAGGCCGATCCGGAGCTGTGTTCGCAGTGTTGTTCCATGATCGCGTGGTCGGGTCTGCGGGGGCGGGTGGTGCGCCATGCCGTCGCTCGTTGAGCTGTCCGTGCCGCCGCCTCGGTTCGTCACCGGCACCGATTCCGGGGCGATTCATGCCACCGCGTTCTACAAACGCACCGAGTCCGCCCGGGCGGGCCAAGGGTTCGTGGCGTGTTTCTGCGGCGAGGTGGTCGAACTCGCCCCGCACCCGCCGGAACGCATCTTGGGCGGGTGGCATCACTACTGCCGGGTGTGTCTGCAGTATGTGATCGGCGGTAGCGAGGCCCACCCGCCAAGCCCGGTCAATTCCTACGAGCCGTGGCTTCGCGAGCTGGCCCAGCTCGATGTTTCGGCCACTGTGGACGGTGTGTCGGAGTGGTCGGTCATCCCGTGCCGTCAGCAGCGGCACGGCCGGGCGGTGCTGCGGCTCAAACCCACCGCTCAGGGCATCGCGTTGCTGGCGCCCGCCCCGGCTGCGGCTTCACTGCTCACGCTCGCCGAGGCGCGGCAACTGCGGGGAGCTCTGGACGAGGCCATCGGTGCCAGAGCGGGGTGGTCCTCATGACGCTGACCCTGCTGCTGCTCGCGCTGCGCCACCTGCTCACCAAACGCCGTGTTCCCGGGAGGGGCCGTGTCCGAGTTCGAGATCGCGGTGCTGCTGCTGGCGTTGCTCGTGCTGGTGTTGGTACGGCTGGCGTGGGGACCGAACCGCTGAACACCAGTAGTGGGCATGCCTGGTTCTCCAGCGTGTTCGAGTCGAAGTGGCACGCCTGCCCCGCCAACACCGAAGCCCACGCCCACGGGGTGCGGGCGTTGTGCGGGCACCTGTCCCGCCGTGGCCCCTACCGCGGCCGGGCCAGCAGCGGCCCGCCCGACGAGGAGGGCCGGTCGGTCTGCGACGCCTGCCTGCACACGATCGGGCACCTACCGCCGTACCTGCCTCGGCTGCGTTCACTGCGGATCATTCACAGCGACACCGACCCAGGCTGGCCCGTCGCCGATCCCGACGAGCCCGAGACACCAGCCCAGGAAACCCCCGCCAGCCCGTGTCCAGCAGGGACCGGTCACCACAGTCTCCCAGTCGTGGCCTGACCGTCCCTTTCGGACCCGGGCGTGTGTCGTGAAAACCCCGACACCTCCGGCACGCGCCCGCCCGGCCCCGCACACCGCCGTGCGGGGCCACCCACACCCCGCCGCCAATTTCCCACGAAATCACCGCCCCAGCCGCGTCAATTTCCCGCGAAATCGCCGCGACCGAAGCAGGGCACACCCCCCAGACCGGTGCCGTGCCGGAGTTTTCCCTTCCCCGTCCGGCGCGGCACCACCCCGGCCGGGAACGGGGCCGCTCCCACCCCGCCCCGGCCGGGGATCCCGCATCACACCCAATCCGTTGAACCGAATCGGACCCATCGCCATGCCCCGACTCTCCCCGGTCACCACGATCCTGCTGCGCGAATGCACCGGAACCGGGCTGGCCGTAGCGGCCTTCGCCTACAGCGGCTGGATCACCGTCGTCCTGAACCTGTCCCTCATCTCGACGATCACCCACCCCGACGAACCAAACATCGAACTCCACACCCTCTTCGGCACACTGGCCTGCCTGCTGTGGTGGACAGGCGTGGGCGGACTACGCCTCGCCGGATGGCGACCCAACTGGCCCACCCGCATCGGCCTACTCCTCACCGGCATACACACGATCGAACTCACTGTCGCGGCGGTAGTCCACTACACGTGAAACTCGAAGTCCGATGGGCGCAGCCCGACAGATCCGCACCGCTGTCACAGGCCGGGATCGACATCCACATCGCACAGCCTTGACCAGTTGGAATTAACCAGCTAAGTGACCAGCCAGGCAGTCCCGGCCGACTCACTCCACCCGGAACGTCCGCGATGTTCCGGAGAAGGGGGTGATCTCCCCGCCCACCGCCTTGGCGGCGCCGTGGTGCACGATGCGGTAGTCGCCCTCGGCGGCGTCCGATGGGATCGTCCAGCTGACGGTCGCGGTGGAGGCCGCCACCCCACGGCGTGCCCAGTGGAACCGGGTCGACCAGTCACCGTCGTCGGCCACCGTCACCCAACCGTCGGCCGAGCGGCGCTGCACCAGCAGGTAGCTGCCGCCGCGGTGCGGGTCGTTGTTGGGGTGTGCCGAGGCGAACACCACCCGCGCCGTCCCGCCGCGCCGGTAGTGCTCCCGGGGCTGTTCCAGCACCTCGCCGAACTCCCGACCCACGGGTGGGGAGTCGAACACCACTCCCGGCTGCAGTCGCACCCTGCCGCCCTCGGGATTGCCCGCCGGGGACGGTCCCCGGGCGCTGTCCCGGCCGGCGGCCATGTCGGCCGCGATCCTGGCGAACTCCTGCTGGTAGGCGGGCAGCGACCACCTCCCGAACATGGTGTGGCCGCCCTCGTAGGCCTGCTGGTCGTACTCCTCCGGAGTGGTCAGGTACCCGGCGTAGTCGTTGGCGTAGCCCGCGACCACGACATCGGTGGGCTCCACACCGAGCTCGGCGGCCACCGTGCGGCGCAGCCGCAGCCCGCCGACGATGCTGACCTCCTGCGGAATCCCGACCAGGTGCAGCGTGCCGATCCGCACCAGCTGGATCGGCAGTATTCGCGGTACCCAGCCCATCGACCCCACCGGCAACAGGATCTCTTTGGGTGCCTGCCGGTTCCGCAGTCGCGGTGACGCCCGGTACAGCGCACGGCTGATCGTGCCGAAGAACGGGTTGTTGCCCGCCCCCTCCTCGAAGAAGGACGGCCCCGGACCGTCCTCGGCACCCGCCGCGAACGATGCCCCCAGCGCCGCCGCGCAGGTCCGGTGCGGACTTCCGTCGCCGGTGAAATCCGGTCCGACGTGGGTGTCCGACATGTCGACATAGGACGTTCGGTGGTCGATGCCGCCGTCCACGGCGGTGGTCGCCTCCCGCAGCAGCCGGGCCGCCGCGGTGTACTGTCGATCGCCGATGATCCGGGTGTTGGCGAACTCGTCGTCCGTGGGGCCGGTTCCGGGGCGCAGCTCCAGGTTCGGCGACATGTCGGCGGCGTTGGACTGCGCGAACGCGGCGACGAACCCGGGGTCGCCCGCGCGGTAGTCCACTCCCGCGATCTCGCGCTCCCACCGGTAGGCGGCGTAGCCCTTGTTGTCGCCGCTGATGAGCGTGTTGTCCGGGCTGAGGCTGGTGGCGTGGGTGGCGAACCAGTTGATCGCGCCCACGGCCCTCCCGCCGCGTTCGAAGCGCAGCAGCACCGTGGCCGGGTCCGTCGCGTCGGGGAAGTGGTTCCGGTCCGTCGCCGGGTTGCGGTCGAACGCCGCGCGGGAGCGGTTCACGCTGGCGTTGGTCAGCTCGCCGCGTGCGATGTGGAGGTTTCCGGGAGCCAGGTCGGCGTCGGCGCGTTCGATCGATTCGGTGATGCCCGCCACCAGCGCTTCGAAGGTGCCGGGCTGGAAACCCAGCGTGGTGACGTTGTAGAGGGTGTGGCAGGAGAAGCCACCCGGTCCGGCGTGGGTGTGGGTGGCCGTCAGCAGCACGTTGTGCTCGCCGTAGCGCGTGCCGTGTGCGCGTGCCAGGCGTTCGAGCACGGCGCGGCGCACGGCCCCGAAGATCATCCCCGCGTCCACCGTCACCACGGCCACCCGCCGTTCGGGGGCGGTTCGTTCGGCGATGACGAAGGCGCGAGCGCGTTGCCGCTGGTGGATGCCTGTGGTGCGCTGCCCCAGCCGCGCGTAGCCCATCATGCCGTTCTCGGCGGGCTGGCCCGTCACGTCGCCGATGCCGCGACCGAGCAGGTAGTGCCCACCTCCGGGCTCGCTCGCCGCGGCGGGGCGCCCCGCGGCGGCGGCCGTCAGCAGTGCGGTCAGGCCGCCCCGCAGCACCGGGCGTCTGCCGAGCGTGTTTCCGCCGTCCATCGCCTACCTCCGCGCCGGGGATGACGCGCGTCACAGTAGCGCGGCGATCACTGAGAAGTGAATATTTCTCGCTTAATGTCGCCCAAAGGGATGACACTAAGAAAATCTTTCTCTTTATCTGGAGTTAAAACGGAAAATATTGCTCGATATTCGTGATTTGGGGTATGAATTCCTTAAGGCGAGGTAGTCGCGGCCCACAGGAGGCTGAACATGACCGCACAGCGACTCGCACCGGTCGAGCACGACGCCGCTCCGGAGGAGCAGGCTCCGAACGTCGTCGACGAACTCCGCTCGCGGGTGACCGGTGATCTGCTCGACGTGGTCGTCGATCTCGACTCCGGCGAGGGATGCCGCCTCAGCGACCTGCGGGACGGCACCCGGTATCTCGACATGACGATGTACTTCAGCTCCGCGCCGCTCGGCCACGGTCACCCGGGCCTGCGCACTCCCGAGTTCGAGGCGGCCCTGGTGCGGGCGGGCAGGGTCAAACCGGCCAACCCGGACTTCGCCACGGTGGAACAGGCCCGGTTCGCCGAGACCCTGCGGCGCGTGTTCGGGGATCCCGAGTTGCCGTGGTTGTTCTTCATCGAGGGCGGCGGTCCGGCGGTGGAGAACGCCCTCAAGGTGGCCTTCGACTGGAAGACCAAGCACAACGCGCGGCGCGGCGTGCCGATGCGCGGCTCGCGCGCGATGCATCTGCGGTGGGCCTTCCACGGCCGGACCGGTTACACGATGTCGCTGACCAACACCGACCCCAGGAAGGTACGCGACTACCCGGCCTTCGACTGGCCCAGGATCCCGAGCCCCGCCGTGGAACCGGGACCGCGGTGGGACACGGCCGAGCTGCTACCCGCCGAACGGGAGGCACTGGACGCGGCGGAGGCCGCACTGACCCGCTACGGCAACGAGATCGCCTGCTTCGTCTACGAGCCGATCCAGGGGGAGGGCGGCGACCGGCATCTGCGTCCGGCCTTCCTGCGCGAGATGCAGCGGCTTTGCCGGGAGCACCACGTGCTCACCGTCGCGGACGAGGTGCAGAGCGGCGGAGGCATCACCGGCCACCCCTGGGCGCACCAGGCCCTGGGACTGGAACCCGATCTGGTCGCCTTCGGCAAGCGACTGCAGGTGTGCGGCGTCATGGGCGGTAGGCGGGTGAACGACATCGAGGACAACGCCTTCCGCGAGCCCAGCAGGATCAGCTCCACCTGGGGCGGTTCCCTGGTGGACATGGTGCGAGCCACCAGGATCCTCGAAGTGATCGAGTCGGAGGACCTGCTGGACCACGCGGCGCGGATGGGGGAGCTGTTGCTCTCCGAGCTGCGTGGGCTGGCCGCGGAGTACCCGGATCTGGTCACCGCTCCTCGCGGTCGCGGTCTGATGGCCGCGCTGGACTTCCCGGACGCCACGCTGCGGGACCGGGCGACGGCCCTGGCCAGGCAGCGTCATCACACCGTTTTCCTGCCCTCCGGTCCGCGTTCGCTGCGGTGGCGCCCCGCGTTGTCGGTGCGCCCGGACGAGCTCACCGACGCCGTGGCCGCGCTGCGCGCGACACTGCGGGAGCTGTCCTCGGAGTGAGAATCCACAGTGGAACTCGCGTGCGTGGCGGGGAGGTCAGATCCAACCTTCCTCCCAGGCACGGCGAGCGGCCTCGTGCCTGGTCTCGGCCCCCAGTTTGCTCATGGCCGCGGACAGATAGTTGCGAACCGTCCCCGGAGCCAGGTGCACCCGCTCGGCGATGGTGCTGACCGAGGCCCCGTGCTGGGTGTGCCGCAGCAGTTCGATCTCGCGCTCACCGAGTGGGCAGTCCCCCTCGGTGAGCGCGCTGGCGGCTATCTCGGAGTCGACGTAGCGCCCCCCGTTGTGGACGTCGCGGAGAATGGCCGCGAGTTTGCTCGCCGGTGTCGTCTTCGGCACGAAACCACGCACCCCCGCGCTCAGCGCACGCTTGAGCACCCCCGGTCTGGCGTGCCTGGTGACCAGTACCACCGGGGTCGCCGTCTCGCGCGCGATCCGGGCCGTGGCCTCGACACCGTCCAGTTCGGGCATCTCCAGGTCCAGCACGACCACGTCGGGGCGCTCGCGCGAGACGGCCTCTACCGCCTCGGTGCCGCTGCTGGCCTGCGCTAGGACCTCGATGTCGCTTTCCAGGTCGAGCAGTGCCGCCATGGCGCCACGGATCAGGTCCTCGTCGTCGGCCAGCACGACACCGATCATGCTCGGGCGTCCTTTCGGAGTTCCGTTCCGCCTCGGGTACTCGGGTGGTTGGTACCGGTCGGTTCCGGTGCCACCGAGCGGGCCGTGGAGGAGTCCTCAATCCTCCCCGGGCGTAGGGGCGTGACCGACCAGCTCGAACCACTCGCCACGACGTTCGGCCGTGAGGCTGCCGTGCATCGGGTCGAAGCGATCCCGCAGTCCGGCGATCCCCGAACCGGCGTCGTGCTCCGATCCGTTCCCGGCCCCATCGTTGCACAGTGTCACCGATATGCCGTCGGTGTCGTCGATGCGCAACTCGCACCGTCGGGCACCGCTGTGCCGGAGGATGTTGGTGGTGCCCTCGCGCACCATGGCGGCGAACAGCGGTTGCAGCGGCGGCGGCACCGAAGTGCTGCTGCCCTCGACGGTCGTCTCGATGCTCGCCGCTCGCAGGATCCGTACCGCGTTGTTCAACTCGGTGGACAGATCGCTGCGCCGGTAACCGTGCACGACCTCGCGGGTCTCCCGCAGCGCCCGACGGGCCGTTTCGGCGATCTCGGCCGCCTGGGCGCGCGCGGCGCCCGCGTCGCTGTCGATCATGCGTTCGGTCAGTTCCCCCTTCAACGCGATCACCTGCAGGTGATGCCCCTGCACGTCGTGCAGTTCGCTGGCGAACCTCAGCCGCTCCCGCGCCACGGCCAGTTCCGCCTCCGTGCCGCGGGCCCGGTCCAGCTCGCACACCACGTCCCAGATCCAGCCCTGCACCAGCAGCATGAACACCGTCATCGCCACCAGGAACGTCGCGTAACCCACCGTCACCGGGACGAACTCCTCGTTCCCCGTCGCGACCACGCTCGCGCTCGCCACTCCGGCCGTCAGCACCGTACAGCCGCAGCCCATCCACCAGCGGTGTTCACGTCGTGACCCCGTCACTATCGCCGCCGCGAACAGGGCGGGCAGCAGCGTGAACACCAGGAAGGCGGGGATCTCGCGCGTGGTTACGTAGCCCAGCACGACCAGCGACGCGGCGAAATCCGTTGTGATCCGAACGGGCTCCGGGATGCCCGCGCCCATCCCGCGCATGATCATCCGGCACGCACGGGTGCCCTCCACCGCGATGACCAGCACCACCGCCAACAGCACCGCCAGCTCGACGTTGTTGTAGAGTCCCGCGACCCGGCCGTGCACCAGATTGACGATCGCGAGCAGACAGTAGATCGGCGCGGTCGGCATCACCATCCACCAGGTGTAGCGGTGCACCCGGCGTACCCGTGCGGCGCTGTTCTCGGAAGCACTGGAGTTCACCAGGGCAGCATCCCCGATCCGGGCCGAGCCACACACACCGGAGCGGCGATTCGAGCGCGATTGTCACTTGCCTCGATGACGGATGTCATCACCTCGACCACCCCGGTCACCGACATCGGTGATCGCTGTTCCTACCGCACCGTCCCTGTGGGCAGCAGGCTCGGGGACATGTTCGAAGAAGTCGTCAACGTCGACCGGGTGCGCTGCTCCTACGGTTCCTTCGAGGCCGTTCGCGGCGTGCGGTTCGACATTCGTGCCGGTGAGCTGTTCGCGTTGCTCGGCACCAACGGTGCGGGCAAGACCACACTGCTGGAAACCGTCGAAGGGCTCCGCCCGGCCACCGAGGGAAGCGTACGGGTGTTCGGCAAGGACCCGTGGCGGCAGCGGGCCGAGGTTCGTCCCCGCACCGGGATCATGCTGCAGCAGAGCGGATTCGCCGGGGAACTCACCGTGCTGGAGACGGCCCGGTTGTGGCGCGCCATGCTCCCGAACGCGAAGGACCCGCGCACCGCCCTGGAAACCGTCGGGTTGCGGCACCGCGAGCGGGTTCGCGTCAAGCTGCTCTCCGGTGGTGAGCGCCGTCGGCTGGATCTGGCGCTGGCCACACTGGCCCGCCCCGAGCTGCTGTTCCTCGACGAACCCACCAGCGGGCTCGATCCGGAGTCGCGAAGGGCCAGCTGGGAACTGGTGGCCGGGTTGCTGGCCGAGGGAACCACCGTGCTGCTGACCACGCACTACCTGGAGGAGGCCGAGCGGCTGGCCCACCGGCTGGCGATCATGCACCGCGGCGGGATCGCACTGTCGGGAACGCTGTCCGAGGTGCTGTCCGCCGAGAGCGCCCGCATCCGGTTCTCCGTCTCCGCGCGAGCTCCCGGACTCCCGGAGCTGGCCGGCGAGGTGGAACGGGACGACACGGGCCGGGTGGACATCCGCACCGAGTCGTTGCAGCCCGATCTGCACCGGGTGCTCGACTGGTCGCGGGAACACGGGATCCACCTCAGCGGCCTGCGCGCCCGGCAGGCCTCCCTGGAGGACGTCTTCCACGCGGTACGCGAGAGCGACGGCCGTCCCGGTCGGGCAACA
This portion of the Actinopolyspora lacussalsi genome encodes:
- a CDS encoding transcriptional regulator with XRE-family HTH domain (product_source=COG1396; cath_funfam=1.10.260.40; cog=COG1396; pfam=PF13560; smart=SM00530; superfamily=47413), with protein sequence MATEDPQVVLIQLGILLRRLREDADLNASDAAAHLGCSTAKISKMENGKQAIKSDEVSALLERYGADDSQTAEALRLAAVPKPRKKGTYRDSVPDWFRRFLVMESEATELSIYESEIVTGLLQTEDYARVLLRAGYPLASAQELEQQVKIRMNRKAVLTKEDAPKVSVVLQETALHRVIGNDAIMREQLTHLNELSELPNVSLHVLPFRPRTTPNHDEAYIAKAAFVLLRLDSTGVMAYVEDVAGATYPEENSVIQTYATAYQRLRGAALPEEESHGLLDKVRRGYS
- a CDS encoding hypothetical protein (product_source=Hypo-rule applied), with the translated sequence MPSLVELSVPPPRFVTGTDSGAIHATAFYKRTESARAGQGFVACFCGEVVELAPHPPERILGGWHHYCRVCLQYVIGGSEAHPPSPVNSYEPWLRELAQLDVSATVDGVSEWSVIPCRQQRHGRAVLRLKPTAQGIALLAPAPAAASLLTLAEARQLRGALDEAIGARAGWSS
- a CDS encoding galactonate dehydratase (product_source=KO:K01684; cath_funfam=3.20.20.120; cog=COG4948; ko=KO:K01684; pfam=PF02746,PF13378; smart=SM00922; superfamily=51604,54826), with product MRITGLETFPVPPRWLFLRISTDEGIVGWGEPVVEGRAHTVAAAVDELSELLVGRDPLAIEDHWQVMTKGGFYRGGPVLSSAVAGIDQALWDIAGKSYGVPVHRLLGGPVRERVRVYQWIGGDEPSDVAEAAAEQVEAGFTAVKMNGSGRLRHIDTPAELDAVVSRVAAVREVLGDERDVAVDFHGRFSTAMSRRVLPRLEPLSPLFVEEPVLPENTAKVRDVVTSTSIPIALGERLFSRWDFRDVLPSGIAVAQPDLSHAGGISEVRRIAAMAEAHDVTLAPHCPLGPLALAASLQVAFATPNFLIQEQSRGIHYNVGSDLLDYLVDPSPFRFDEGHVAAPQAPGLGVEIDEAKVREAAERGHRWRSPVWRDSDGAFAEW
- a CDS encoding L-lysine 6-transaminase (product_source=KO:K03918; cath_funfam=3.40.640.10; cog=COG0160; ko=KO:K03918; pfam=PF00202; superfamily=53383; tigrfam=TIGR03251), which encodes MTAQRLAPVEHDAAPEEQAPNVVDELRSRVTGDLLDVVVDLDSGEGCRLSDLRDGTRYLDMTMYFSSAPLGHGHPGLRTPEFEAALVRAGRVKPANPDFATVEQARFAETLRRVFGDPELPWLFFIEGGGPAVENALKVAFDWKTKHNARRGVPMRGSRAMHLRWAFHGRTGYTMSLTNTDPRKVRDYPAFDWPRIPSPAVEPGPRWDTAELLPAEREALDAAEAALTRYGNEIACFVYEPIQGEGGDRHLRPAFLREMQRLCREHHVLTVADEVQSGGGITGHPWAHQALGLEPDLVAFGKRLQVCGVMGGRRVNDIEDNAFREPSRISSTWGGSLVDMVRATRILEVIESEDLLDHAARMGELLLSELRGLAAEYPDLVTAPRGRGLMAALDFPDATLRDRATALARQRHHTVFLPSGPRSLRWRPALSVRPDELTDAVAALRATLRELSSE
- a CDS encoding hypothetical protein (product_source=Hypo-rule applied), which produces MGTEPLNTSSGHAWFSSVFESKWHACPANTEAHAHGVRALCGHLSRRGPYRGRASSGPPDEEGRSVCDACLHTIGHLPPYLPRLRSLRIIHSDTDPGWPVADPDEPETPAQETPASPCPAGTGHHSLPVVA
- a CDS encoding hypothetical protein (product_source=Hypo-rule applied); translated protein: MSRCHVLLGLGEMSGIAVPEADLELCALLRDRGVEFRGEAIDLAQHQPEGCWAGGTTTAGCVPST
- a CDS encoding neutral ceramidase (product_source=KO:K12349; ko=KO:K12349; pfam=PF04734,PF17048; superfamily=54427); translated protein: MDGGNTLGRRPVLRGGLTALLTAAAAGRPAAASEPGGGHYLLGRGIGDVTGQPAENGMMGYARLGQRTTGIHQRQRARAFVIAERTAPERRVAVVTVDAGMIFGAVRRAVLERLARAHGTRYGEHNVLLTATHTHAGPGGFSCHTLYNVTTLGFQPGTFEALVAGITESIERADADLAPGNLHIARGELTNASVNRSRAAFDRNPATDRNHFPDATDPATVLLRFERGGRAVGAINWFATHATSLSPDNTLISGDNKGYAAYRWEREIAGVDYRAGDPGFVAAFAQSNAADMSPNLELRPGTGPTDDEFANTRIIGDRQYTAAARLLREATTAVDGGIDHRTSYVDMSDTHVGPDFTGDGSPHRTCAAALGASFAAGAEDGPGPSFFEEGAGNNPFFGTISRALYRASPRLRNRQAPKEILLPVGSMGWVPRILPIQLVRIGTLHLVGIPQEVSIVGGLRLRRTVAAELGVEPTDVVVAGYANDYAGYLTTPEEYDQQAYEGGHTMFGRWSLPAYQQEFARIAADMAAGRDSARGPSPAGNPEGGRVRLQPGVVFDSPPVGREFGEVLEQPREHYRRGGTARVVFASAHPNNDPHRGGSYLLVQRRSADGWVTVADDGDWSTRFHWARRGVAASTATVSWTIPSDAAEGDYRIVHHGAAKAVGGEITPFSGTSRTFRVE
- a CDS encoding hypothetical protein (product_source=Hypo-rule applied; transmembrane_helix_parts=Outside_1_9,TMhelix_10_29,Inside_30_33) → MFPGGAVSEFEIAVLLLALLVLVLVRLAWGPNR
- a CDS encoding hypothetical protein (product_source=Hypo-rule applied; pfam=PF04149), with product MTTSARSFTWHASSYSGNTGNCVEVGNAVNVVGVRDTKDRDGGTLVVDSTAWTSFVDAIKSDRLDG
- a CDS encoding hypothetical protein (product_source=Hypo-rule applied; transmembrane_helix_parts=Inside_1_25,TMhelix_26_48,Outside_49_62,TMhelix_63_85,Inside_86_91,TMhelix_92_111,Outside_112_114), whose product is MNRIGPIAMPRLSPVTTILLRECTGTGLAVAAFAYSGWITVVLNLSLISTITHPDEPNIELHTLFGTLACLLWWTGVGGLRLAGWRPNWPTRIGLLLTGIHTIELTVAAVVHYT
- a CDS encoding hypothetical protein (product_source=Hypo-rule applied; superfamily=88648), whose amino-acid sequence is MVLAATEADHRSGRTPRLHAIERHPVEYTASWVLSLCQVYLGLGEMAVITGPEADPELCSQCCSMIAWSGLRGRVVRHAVAR